The segment CTGATGGGCTTCGAGCATGTGAACAGGACCCTCAGCTTTGGGCCACCATTTGAACCTGCCCTGCGATAATCTCTTTTGCGCAAGCCAGAAACCCTGGCCATCATAAACGAGGAGCTTTATGACCGTCCCGCCTCGTGTCCGAAAAATGAATAGACTTCCGGAAAATGGATCATCGCTGAGTCTCTGCTGGCACAATCGAACGAGCGAGTCAATGCCTTTGCGGCCATCCACCGGCTCCACAGCTACCAAAATTCT is part of the Desulfomonilia bacterium genome and harbors:
- the tnpB gene encoding IS66 family insertion sequence element accessory protein TnpB (TnpB, as the term is used for proteins encoded by IS66 family insertion elements, is considered an accessory protein, since TnpC, encoded by a neighboring gene, is a DDE family transposase.), coding for MIQITPQMRILVAVEPVDGRKGIDSLVRLCQQRLSDDPFSGSLFIFRTRGGTVIKLLVYDGQGFWLAQKRLSQGRFKWWPKAEGPVHMLEAHQAQVLCAAGNPTVQGAPIWKSVRT